GGTGCTCGTAACTTACCATTCTCTTTCCGGCAATACGGAACGGCTGGCTGAAGCGGTGATCGATGGTGTGAAGAGCGTGCACGGCACCCAGGCGCTATTGAAGCGGGTTGGCAAGGTGACGGCGGACGATCTGTTCTCTGCTGATGCGGTCGTCGTCGGCTCGCCGGTCTATTGGTCGAACATGTCTGGAGAGGTGAAAACCTTCTTCGATAATTGGCAGTTTAAATTCGGTGTATTCCCCGAGTTTAAGATGAAGAACAAGATCGGCGCGGCCTTTGCCACCGGTGGCCAGGTGTCGAGTGGGAAAGAGGTCACGATGCTGACGATCCTTGCCGCGATGCTGGGAAATCAGATGATCGTCGTCAGTGGGGGTGGGGCTTTCGGCGCATCTGCCACCACGGAAGGCGACAGCCCCGGTATCGACAACCAGGAGTTGGCCGATGCCAAAGAGTTAGGTCGACGTGTGGCAGAAGTGGCTGTGATGATGAGGAGAGGTTCTTCCCACTAACTGGCTATAAGGCTTTATCTGGGCTAGCGTTGTATGCTGCTGAAGACAAGGTCTTGCTGTGCGCTCGCTGCAATCTGAACAAACTCGTCAATATTTTTTGAACAGCGACCACAGCATCCTCGCTGTTTCAGTCTAAACTTCGTCTTGAGTTGACAAGGCGTGGTGATACCACCCCGTCCTGCTTCTCGGACATCCGACTCGGTAATTCCCTGACAGAGGCAAAGGTACATGGGCGACATTCCTAACCGGCGGACAGTGCCTGTGGGTCGGTAACGATTCTGATAACCGTTATCAATCAATGAAATAATACACCTCTTGTTCCTGCGTGTCAAGAGGGGAAAAGGCGGGGGTGTTTATAGTGTTCGTTCCAGCTGATCGACCATTCCGTGGATCGTATCAAACCCCGATTGCCAAAAGTCTTCCGATGCCATATCGATTCCCAGCTTGGCGAGGATCGTCTGCGGTGACTCGGATCCGCCCGTACTCAGCAAGTCGAGATATTTCGGCACGAACGAGGCCCCTTCTTTCTGGTACATCTGGTAGAGGGCGAGCACCAGGAGGTTGCCGAAGCTGTAGGCATAGCAGTAGAACGGGCTGGCAAAAATGTGCGGAATGGTCAGCCATTCCCATTGGAACTCATCCGGGACCTTAATCCTTTTTCCAAACTGCTGTCGCACTTCAGCCAGATAGGTCTTGGCTAGATCTCTCACAGTTGACCCCTGAGCTATCATCTCATGGGCCTGTTGCTCGAATTGGACAAAGTAAGCTTGTCGGAGGACCGTGGCATAGATGTCGTCCAGTTGGTTAAGCAGGAGTCCCTGTTTCACCTTCTTGTCCCGTTCCTGGTTTATGAGCGTATCGGACAGGATACGTTCTCCGAACACCGAGGCAGTTTCTGCCAGCGGAAGAGTGGAGTGGAAGGTAAAGATAGAATGCTGCGCCGCCATCATGCCGTGGACCGCATGGCCGAGTTCATGGGCCATCGTCGTGATGTCACGCGCCTCTCCGGTGAAGTTCAGGAGCACGTAAGGGGCCGTGCCTGGCACGACGCTGTAGCAGTAGGCGCCCCCGATTTTCCCGGGCCTGGTACGCGCATCGATATGTCGTTCAGCCATGACCTGTTCTGCCAGACTGGCCAATTGAGGAGAAAATCCTCGGTAGGCGTCCAGCACCAGTCGGGCTGCATCCTGATAGCGATAGGATTTCTGTTCTGTGCGATATGGCGCATAGATGTGATAGCGGCTCATCGGATCGATCTTGCACAGGCGAGCTTTGATATGGAAGTACCGCTGGAAGATGCCGGCGTTTTTCTGGCAGACCCTCAGGAGTGAGGATACGGCTTCATCCGGAATGTCGTTGCCGAGGTTACGGGTGGTAATCGGGGAGGCAAACTTGCGCAGTTGCACATTTTCTGCTTTCCAGTCGTTGACCAAAGTCTTGTAGATTTCGCCCAATAGATCGTGTTGATCGGCATAGACACGATAGAGCTCTCGATAGGCGGCTTCACGCAGTTGCCCTTGCGTGTGGCGGAGGTAGGCTGTCAGTTCCTCGCGTGTCATCGTCATCCGTTTACCCTTGACGGTGAGCGTGAACACGAAACTGTTCGTGACGACGTCGTACAGCGAATGAATTGCGCTTCGGCCTGTGATGTTCTTGATATTGACGATCTTCTCTTCTGGTTCAGAGAGCGTGTGGGGTTGAAACCGGCGAATGGTTTCCAGGTGGTAACGAAACGTGCCGGTTTCTGTCATGAGCCGGCGTGCGTTACCCTCATCGACGCTCTGCCACCAGAGATCGAAAAATACCATTCGGTTCTGAAGCGCGATGATCCGCTCCTCGACCTTCGTCTTAAACGAACGAGCGGCGAGGTTTTTTGTATTTTCCGAGAACCAGAGATAGGCATAGGCGCTGATTCGTGACGAGGCAGCTGCGATGTCCTCGCTTAGTGTCAGCAGGGGATGAAAGGCGGATACCTCCATGGTCGGGCTGAGGTAGGCACGCGCAGCCTCAAACTGCGCTACTTTGGTTTCGATTTCTTCTGCCAGGGTCTCGAATCGTTGAACCGGGTTTTCTGCCAGTTGTGAAAGGTCCCAGCGCTCAGCATAGGTGAGCCGCTGCCGTTTTGAGGAAGAGGTATTGGGAGAGGTCGAATGTTTCCGGCCGATCTTCACTGGCATGGGTCGCATCTCCTTCGTTTCGCCTTTAGCAGAATGCTGAAAAAGTCACTCTTCTCACCCGCCCGACCCCGGCGCGCAAGGACGCGCCTCTTCCCATGCATCGTTCTCGCCTCGAAAGCATCCTCAACGTAGCCCATCGGGACAGAACTACGTTAGCAGTTCGGGGCGGGTGGGTGAGAAGATTACGCCTCCGGTGCTTTCGTTAGCTGCGGCCTTGCTGGACGGACTTTTTGAGCATCCTGCTGGGCCACATATTCGGCCTTGTTCGCTCATGATCATACCATTCCCACCGACGAGGCTGCAGCGTTTTTCACTAGCTCCGGCAGAATCTTCCACTGCGGGCGCATTCTCGGTATGATGCGTCAAGCATGACGGGAGATCCTATGACCGATCAAGAACTGAATCGAGCAGTCCAATATGTCACGGCCAGTACCTCTTATGGGCGTGACATGGTGGCCGAGATTCTTAAAACAGGGCTGAGCGAAATGACATCGCTCGCCATGCAATCGTCAGAACAGTTCGAACGGGACGTGTTGTTGGAATACGTATCGCAGTGGACGATCAAGCGTACGGGTCAACCAGAACCGTTAGTGAGGGAAATTCTCGGATGCGCGAGCCGATGGCTGGATGAACTGTATGAAGAAATTGCCAAGCGTCAGCCGGGAGCTCTCGGTCTTTCGTCTGATGATGATGACGATGAAGGAGCGGAGGCGGTATAAATCGGATGGTTGCGCTGGTTTTTTGAGGGTCTGTCTGGTTTGTTTGGTTGAACGAAACCAACCAAATCAACAAAACAAACCGAATCAACTAGATGAACCAGAGGCAGGCAGCGAGCCTTTTAAGAGCTCCAAGTTCTTTGTCACCATCGCGTCGCCGTTCTTCGTGGACACGTCGATGCCGGTGGCACAGACGGTTCGGCATTCGTCGATTCGACCGAGTTTGTGGAGCGACTGGGCCAGGGCGTAGTAGGCGGCTGAATAGGTGGGCTTGACTGTGACGCATTGATGAAGGGCCTTGGCCGCCTCTTCGAAGTTGGCGTCTTCCATGTAAGCTTTCCCGAGACCGAACCAGGCGACCTCGTCGTTTGGATCAATCATCAGAACTTTCTTGAGGGGTTCGATTCGTCGGTTTGGCATCCTCTCTCCTGGTCGAAACTTGATCCGCCGACCGTAACATGCCTTTCCGCTCGTTGTCTACGCGCGTTGCTGCGTGATAATCTATTCTCCTCGATCACGAGGATACGTCTCACCCTTCACGCCTGACGCCTTACGGAATTTGTCATGGGGAAAACAGGACTCGTCTACGATCCGCGCTGTCTCGACCATGACATGGGGGCCGGGCATCCTGAATCGCCTGGCCGGCTGCGTGCGATCATGCAGCAGTTAGGGCAGAGCGGGACAGCAGCTCGTCTGGTTAAGATTGAACCACGGGAGGCTGAAGATGAATGGATTACGGAAATCCATACGCCCTCCTATCTGGCAATGCTGAAGAGTCACGCACCGACGAGCGGACGGGTCTCGCTCGATCCCGATACCTCAATGTCTCCCAGTTCGTTGACTGCCGCCTATCTGGCAGCCGGAGGGGCATTGGCTGCGGTCGATGCGATCATGAAACAGCAAGTAGACCATGTCTTCTGCGCGGTGAGGCCGCCGGGGCATCATGCTGAAGCAGGGCGGGCGATGGGTTTCTGTCTCCTCAACAATGTCGCGATTGCCGCGCGCTACGTTCAGAAAAAGTATGGGCTGACGCGTGTGTTGATTATCGATTGGGATGTGCACCATGGCAATGGCACGCAGCACAGTTTTGAAGACGATCCCTCCGTGCTGTTTTTCAGCACCCACCAGTATCCGCACTATCCTGGCACAGGCTGTGCGACGGAGCGGGGCCGGGGGGCGGGAGACGGATTGACGATCAATGTTCCGATGGAGCCTGGCGAAGGCGATGAGGAGTACCGTGCCGTCTTTCAGAAGTCGCTAGTCCCGGCCGCCGACGCCTTCAGGCCCGACTTCGTGATTATCTCTGCCGGCTTCGACGCCCACAAAGACGATCCGCTCGCAAACATGGAGTTGACGGAAGCAGGCTATGCAGACCTCACCGGCATCGTGGCAGGCATTGCCAAACGCCATGCCGGAGGGCGGATACTCTCGTCCCTCGAAGGCGGGTACCATCTCACCTCGCTGGCAGCCTCGGTCGATCGCCACATCCAGGCGCTCTTGGCGGCATGAGGATAGTTGTCAAAGCTCTGCTCGGTTGTGGTCTGGCTGCGATTCTGACTTACGTCTATTACACCGAGATCAAGCCGGTGGTGATTTTCGGGTTGCGCTCGGATTATGCCCATGCGATCCCATTTCAGAGGATTCCGGAGGGTCTGACGAGCTTGAAGGCTGAATCTTGTGGCCAATGCCATCGCGAGATCTACGACGAATGGAAGACCAGTATCCATGCCCATGCCTATGAGGATCCATTCTTTCAGGCCTACTGGAAGAAGGACAAGAATATTTGGGTCTGTTTGAACTGCCACACCCCATTGGAAAATCAGCAGCCGACGTTGGTGAAAGAGATCCCCCGAGGGCGGGTGGAAAAGGCGGCCCAAATTCCTAATCCCCGGTACGATCCCGAGTATCAGAAAGAATCGGTGAGCTGCGCAGCTTGTCATGTGCGGGACGGAGTCATTTACGGGCCCTTCGAAGATTCCGCCGCGCCACACCCGACGCAATTCGATCCGAATTTCAGGACCGCGCAAGTCTGTCAGCGTTGTCACAATGTCGTGTCAGGACCGGCCCAGTTTTATAACGTGGGACCTTGCGGGACCTATGCAGAATCCGAAGGCAAGTTCTTCATGCAGGAACGGGGCTTCATTTGCCAGAGCTGCCACATGCCGGAGATCGATCGGCCGGTTGCAGCGAATAGTCCGATCCGACGTGGACGCCGGCATCTCTGGCGTGGCGGGCATGACCCCGATATGGTGAGGCGGGCGGTGGCGTTGCAAGTCAAAGCCGATATTGCTTCGCCTAAGCCGGGCGATCGGGTTGGATTTACGCTCACGTTGGTCAATGCAGGCGCCGGCCATAAGATTCCGACCGGCGATCCCGATCGATATTTCACTGTGGAATTTAGCGTGGAAGATCAGCAGGGAAAGGTGCTGGATCACCAAACGTCGACGATGGGCCGCTGGATCATGTGGCAGCCGGCCATTGTTGAGTTGTATGATAATCGGCTGATACCCTTGGCCAGCCGTGAATACCGGTTTGTGTACCAACTCCCGGCTAAGGCAGAGGACTTGAAAGTGAAGACCTTGGTGCAGTACCACATCCTGACCGACAAGCAACATGAGATGTTGCGGACCAAGTACGGGCTCACGGGGAACGACCCCTATCGATTCGTCGTATACGAGCGTGAGTTCCCGCTGTCCGGAGATCTCGGAGCGGCATTGCGCCGCGAGAGCCTTCAGCAGACAGCCGTCAGCCGTCAGCCAGTAGAAACAAGCTGTCCGCTGAAAGCTGACAGCTGATGGCTTTTTCTGGAAGGAACGACATGATCCACGACTTGCTGATCGATACGGATACTCTTCAGCGGAGGCTGGGACAGCCTGGTTTGGTAGTTCTCGATGTACGTGGGCGGGCAGCCTACGAATTCGGCGGCCATATTCCAGGTGCGGTCCATTCGACCTGGCATGAGTACAGCGATCCGAATGCCGTGCCGAAAGGATTGCTTGACCCGGATCCTGGACGCATGGAACAGAAGATTCGCGCCTTGGGCATCAGTCACGACAGCGATGTGATCATCTACTCCAATCCGTTCGACAACTGGGGAGACGAAGGCCGCATGTTCTGGATGTTGGAGTATCTCGGGCATACGCGACTGCGTATTCTCGACGGGGGCTGGGTCAAGTGGGTGCAGGAAAAGCGGCCATTCGAGCATGGGTCCGTGACACCCGAGCCAGGGACCTTCAATATCAGGCCGGTGGCTTCCGTGATTGCCGGTAAAGAAGAACTGAAACACCTCGTGAAGCAGCCGCATCCGAACACCCTGATCATCGATGCGCGTAGCCTGGAGGAGTATCTTGGGAAAGAGGTGTCAGGGATACCACGACCCGGCCACATCCCTTCTGCGATTCATGTGGCTTGGAATGGGTTTCTTCAAGCGGACGCCACGTTGAAAGATCTTCAGGCAATCACAGAGAGTCTCCTGGACAAAGGCCTCACACAAGACAAAGAGGTCATTTGCTATTGCACCGGCGGCGTCCGATCAGCCTGGCTGTACTTTGTACTTAAGATTGTAGGATATCAGAAGGTGCGTAACTATCCGGGGTCCTGGTGGGAGTGGAGTCGGGATTTTGCCTGCCCCGTGGAAAAAGATGCCAAGGGATTGCAGCACATCCTGAACGTCGATCCCCAAGTGAAGCCTTCTTGACAGTGAAAAAGCGGCTGTGTAAGGTGAAGGGTATTACATAATTGTGGGACCTTCCCCTGCTGGATGAACCTTAACCCCCCTGAGGAGGAATCTATGAAGAGGAAAATTTATCGAGGAGCGCTGGTCGTGGCGGCGGTAGCTGCCCTTGTCGGCTTCCCGCTGTTCAGCGGGCTCGCCCTTGCAGCGGATAAGCACGCGGGTGAAGCCTTGGAACATGCCAAGGAAGCTGTGGCTCATGGCAAACAGGGACATGCCGATGCTGCCGTGCAGCATTGTCAGGAGTCACTCAAGCATGCCGGGGCGGTAGGGAAGAATCCGCATGTCGATGAGGGAATCAAGCATCTCAAGGAATGCGTCGAGCATGGCAAGGCTGGTCATGCAGATGTCGCTACGCAACATGCCGAAGGCGCGGTCACCCATTTGTCCGAAGTGAAGTAAATCATTCCGTCCGAGATTGGTGTTGAACGGGCAGGGGCAACCCTGCCCGTTTTATTCTGGGGATGTGACGATCATGCTGGTCGGGTTTTTCCAGTTCTCTCCACGGTTCGGCGAGGTGTCTCACAATCTCGATAGGGTTGTGGAAACGCTCGACCAGGCTGACGCCGATCTGATCGTGTTGCCGGAGCTATTCGCATCCGGGTATCAGTTTGTGTCACAACAAGAAGCGTTGGCATTATCAGAGCCGGTGCCGGATGGGGCAACCACAAGACGGCTCATAGACCTTGCCAAGCGGCGCCAGATGGTGATTGTCGCAGGCCTTCCCGAGCGCGCCGGGGGCGTGTGTTATAACTCCGCCGTGGTCGTCGGTCCGTCCGGGTTTATCGGCTGTTATCGCAAGACACATCTCTTCTTTGAAGAAACGCTCTTCTTTACCCCTGGCGATACGGGATTTCAGGTCTGGGATATCGGACTGGCCAAGATCGGGGTGATGATTTGTTTCGATTGGTACTATCCGGAGTCGGCTCGCACGTTGGCGCTCAAGGGGGCAGAGATCATCTGCCATCCTTCGAACCTCATCCTGCCCAATTGTCCGGACTCCATGCCGGTTCGGTGTCTGGAAAATCGAGTGTTCGCAGTCACGAGCAACCGCACAGGCAGCGAAGCACGAAGCGGAAAGGATCAGTTGACATTTATCGGAAATAGCGAAGTCGTCGCTCCACGTGGGGCCATTCTGCATCGTGCATCCCGAGACCAGGAAGAGCTCTATATTACCGAAATCGATCCCGCGGATGCCCGAAACAAATCCCTTACACCCTACAATAACCTGCTCCGCGACCGACGCGAATCCCTCTACCGATAACTGGTTGCACGGGTTTGTGTGGTCTGTTGGGTTTGTTTGGTTGAATCAGACGAACTAAATAAACCAAATAAACGAAACCAACCACATGAACAGTCTGCTCGCTTCGCTTGCGCGGCATACACCAGCGCGGTAGGATATTAGCCATGAAAGCTCCACTTGCCAAAGGCGTCTTTTTGATCGCAGCACCGTCCTTGCGCGATCCGAATTTTCGGCAGACGGTGGTCTTGCTCTGCGAGCATGGAGCAGAAGGCGCGCTGGGTGTCGTCGTGAATCGCCCGACGGCGATGTCGGTCTCGGAAGCGTTACCTCAAGTGCCGATCCTTGAAGGTCAACAGCACGTCCTCTTCTCGGGAGGGCCGGTGCAAACGAACCAGGTGATGATGCTCTATCGCTTGGATCAATTGCCTGAGAACTCCCATCATGTCTTCGATGGGGTCTGTCTGGGCGGGGATACCGACATCATCGATCGTATTTTGACCACCAGCGAAGGGCGCGAGGCCTTTCGCGCCTATATCGGGTATTCCGGCTGGGGACCAGGGCAACTGGAATCTGAAATGCAGACCGGCTCCTGGTTTACTGTTCCGGCAGATCCCAATGCTGTCTTTGCCACAGATCCTGCACGTATTTGGCCGGATATGGTCAGCGCCATGGGCGATGAATATCGTCATTATGCAGACATGCCTCTCGATCCCTCCTTGAATTAGCAGGATGCTGAAAAAATGGCGGGGAGTGGCCAGATGCCCTTCTTGCTCGCAGAACGCGCACGATAAGAATGTGCTCGTTCGATGCGCGCAGTAAAGGGCAGCCTTGGCCACTCCCCTTAAGGGAAGTGTAAAGAGTCAGAGATTCTCGCGCGGCCTTGCTGACGGCCATTTTGAACATCCTGCTGGAGACTCCGCCCTTCAGAAATTATTCGCGTGTTTCTCCTCCTCTCCCGTTCCGTTGCAGCCGACTTGTGCAGATGTTACCCTGCCTCGCATACAGGTGGCTTCTCTGGAGTTGTACTAGGATGGTGAGACGGCTTGGCTGTTTGGTGGGGACGATCCTACTTGCATACGTCTGCTCCGGGTGCGGTGTGCTGTACACCATAGTGAAGTCGGAATCCAAGCTCGACCGGCTTTCTGTGCCCATGACGAAAGCCGAGGT
This portion of the Nitrospirota bacterium genome encodes:
- a CDS encoding acyltransferase → MLVGFFQFSPRFGEVSHNLDRVVETLDQADADLIVLPELFASGYQFVSQQEALALSEPVPDGATTRRLIDLAKRRQMVIVAGLPERAGGVCYNSAVVVGPSGFIGCYRKTHLFFEETLFFTPGDTGFQVWDIGLAKIGVMICFDWYYPESARTLALKGAEIICHPSNLILPNCPDSMPVRCLENRVFAVTSNRTGSEARSGKDQLTFIGNSEVVAPRGAILHRASRDQEELYITEIDPADARNKSLTPYNNLLRDRRESLYR
- a CDS encoding NAD(P)H-dependent oxidoreductase, whose translation is MGRMALCALPLVSGAGLSETFADEPPPPVKVLVTYHSLSGNTERLAEAVIDGVKSVHGTQALLKRVGKVTADDLFSADAVVVGSPVYWSNMSGEVKTFFDNWQFKFGVFPEFKMKNKIGAAFATGGQVSSGKEVTMLTILAAMLGNQMIVVSGGGAFGASATTEGDSPGIDNQELADAKELGRRVAEVAVMMRRGSSH
- a CDS encoding histone deacetylase, which codes for MGKTGLVYDPRCLDHDMGAGHPESPGRLRAIMQQLGQSGTAARLVKIEPREAEDEWITEIHTPSYLAMLKSHAPTSGRVSLDPDTSMSPSSLTAAYLAAGGALAAVDAIMKQQVDHVFCAVRPPGHHAEAGRAMGFCLLNNVAIAARYVQKKYGLTRVLIIDWDVHHGNGTQHSFEDDPSVLFFSTHQYPHYPGTGCATERGRGAGDGLTINVPMEPGEGDEEYRAVFQKSLVPAADAFRPDFVIISAGFDAHKDDPLANMELTEAGYADLTGIVAGIAKRHAGGRILSSLEGGYHLTSLAASVDRHIQALLAA
- a CDS encoding metal-binding protein SmbP encodes the protein MKRKIYRGALVVAAVAALVGFPLFSGLALAADKHAGEALEHAKEAVAHGKQGHADAAVQHCQESLKHAGAVGKNPHVDEGIKHLKECVEHGKAGHADVATQHAEGAVTHLSEVK
- a CDS encoding sulfurtransferase, which codes for MIHDLLIDTDTLQRRLGQPGLVVLDVRGRAAYEFGGHIPGAVHSTWHEYSDPNAVPKGLLDPDPGRMEQKIRALGISHDSDVIIYSNPFDNWGDEGRMFWMLEYLGHTRLRILDGGWVKWVQEKRPFEHGSVTPEPGTFNIRPVASVIAGKEELKHLVKQPHPNTLIIDARSLEEYLGKEVSGIPRPGHIPSAIHVAWNGFLQADATLKDLQAITESLLDKGLTQDKEVICYCTGGVRSAWLYFVLKIVGYQKVRNYPGSWWEWSRDFACPVEKDAKGLQHILNVDPQVKPS
- a CDS encoding YqgE/AlgH family protein produces the protein MKAPLAKGVFLIAAPSLRDPNFRQTVVLLCEHGAEGALGVVVNRPTAMSVSEALPQVPILEGQQHVLFSGGPVQTNQVMMLYRLDQLPENSHHVFDGVCLGGDTDIIDRILTTSEGREAFRAYIGYSGWGPGQLESEMQTGSWFTVPADPNAVFATDPARIWPDMVSAMGDEYRHYADMPLDPSLN
- a CDS encoding M3 family oligoendopeptidase encodes the protein MKIGRKHSTSPNTSSSKRQRLTYAERWDLSQLAENPVQRFETLAEEIETKVAQFEAARAYLSPTMEVSAFHPLLTLSEDIAAASSRISAYAYLWFSENTKNLAARSFKTKVEERIIALQNRMVFFDLWWQSVDEGNARRLMTETGTFRYHLETIRRFQPHTLSEPEEKIVNIKNITGRSAIHSLYDVVTNSFVFTLTVKGKRMTMTREELTAYLRHTQGQLREAAYRELYRVYADQHDLLGEIYKTLVNDWKAENVQLRKFASPITTRNLGNDIPDEAVSSLLRVCQKNAGIFQRYFHIKARLCKIDPMSRYHIYAPYRTEQKSYRYQDAARLVLDAYRGFSPQLASLAEQVMAERHIDARTRPGKIGGAYCYSVVPGTAPYVLLNFTGEARDITTMAHELGHAVHGMMAAQHSIFTFHSTLPLAETASVFGERILSDTLINQERDKKVKQGLLLNQLDDIYATVLRQAYFVQFEQQAHEMIAQGSTVRDLAKTYLAEVRQQFGKRIKVPDEFQWEWLTIPHIFASPFYCYAYSFGNLLVLALYQMYQKEGASFVPKYLDLLSTGGSESPQTILAKLGIDMASEDFWQSGFDTIHGMVDQLERTL
- a CDS encoding tetratricopeptide repeat protein, with amino-acid sequence MPNRRIEPLKKVLMIDPNDEVAWFGLGKAYMEDANFEEAAKALHQCVTVKPTYSAAYYALAQSLHKLGRIDECRTVCATGIDVSTKNGDAMVTKNLELLKGSLPASGSSS
- a CDS encoding (2Fe-2S)-binding protein; this translates as MYLCLCQGITESDVREAGRGGITTPCQLKTKFRLKQRGCCGRCSKNIDEFVQIAASAQQDLVFSSIQR